A region from the Brassica napus cultivar Da-Ae chromosome C8, Da-Ae, whole genome shotgun sequence genome encodes:
- the LOC125591348 gene encoding F-box protein SKIP19-like isoform X1: MASSSSSPSPTAMKEGDYYPNWTELPPELTSSILHRLGAIEIVETARRVCRSWRRVCKDPSMWRKIDMRNLGDHGDMYYEELCRHAVDLSQGGLVEINLCHFATDSLLSYIADRFQNLVNRVSFFDGSSNLRSLKVAQCYEITSEGLIEAAAKLPLLEELEVSYCSLSEESLKVIGKSCPNLKTLKKNCVGYRRPRDESDDVALAIAETMPGLRHLQLFGDRLTDVGLNAILDGCPNLEHLDLRQCFNVELVGYLEKRCLERVKVVRRPNDSVHDYPFDATVNDVSSSDDGDPYGLSDVDIMSEDEFYYDDLSEDASDNSDFDPYEYYY, from the exons ATggcttcttcgtcttcgtctCCGTCTCCTACGGCGATGAAGGAAGGAGACTACTACCCAAACTGGACGGAGCTTCCACCGGAGCTGACGTCATCGATTCTTCACCGCCTCGGCGCGATCGAGATAGTGGAAACCGCTCGGAGAGTATGCAGATCGTGGCGTCGCGTCTGCAAAGACCCTTCGATGTGGCGCAAAATCGACATGCGTAACCTCGGAGACCATGGGGACATGTACTACGAGGAATTGTGCCGTCACGCAGTTGATCTTAGCCAAGGAGGGTTGGTTGAGATCAATCTCTGCCACTTCGCTACTGATTCTCTCCTCAGCTACATCGCTGATAGGTTCCAGAATCTCGTAAATCGTGTTTCTTTTTTCGATGG TTCAAGTAACCTGAGAAGCCTTAAAGTTGCACAATGCTACGAAATAACAAGCGAGGGACTTATAGAAGCAGCTGCCAAGCTTCCGTTGCTTGAAGAACTCGAGGTCTCATACTGCTCATTATCAGAAGAGTCTCTCAAAGTCATAGGCAAGTCTTGTCCAAACCTCAAGACCTTGAAGAAAAACTGCGTCGGTTACAGGCGTCCTCGAGACGAGTCTGATGACGTCGCTCTAGCAATCGCCGAAACAATGCCAGGACTTCGCCACCTCCAGCTCTTCGGGGACAGGTTAACAGACGTTGGTTTAAACGCCATTCTCGACGGTTGTCCTAACCTGGAACATCTTGATCTGCGCCAGTGTTTCAACGTTGAACTTGTTGGGTATCTGGAGAAGCGATGTCTCGAGAGGGTCAAAGTTGTGAGACGCCCTAATGACTCGGTTCATGATTACCCGTTCGATGCAACGGTTAACGACGTGTCTTCATCAGACGATGGCGACCCTTATGGTTTATCTGATGTTGATATAATGTCGGAAGATGAGTTTTACTATGATGACCTGTCAGAAGATGCTAGTGACAACTCTGACTTTGACCCGTAcgaatattattattag
- the LOC125591348 gene encoding F-box protein SKIP19-like isoform X3, whose translation MASSSSSPSPTAMKEGDYYPNWTELPPELTSSILHRLGAIEIVETARRVCRSWRRVCKDPSMWRKIDMRNLGDHGDMYYEELCRHAVDLSQGGLVEINLCHFATDSLLSYIADRFQNLFK comes from the exons ATggcttcttcgtcttcgtctCCGTCTCCTACGGCGATGAAGGAAGGAGACTACTACCCAAACTGGACGGAGCTTCCACCGGAGCTGACGTCATCGATTCTTCACCGCCTCGGCGCGATCGAGATAGTGGAAACCGCTCGGAGAGTATGCAGATCGTGGCGTCGCGTCTGCAAAGACCCTTCGATGTGGCGCAAAATCGACATGCGTAACCTCGGAGACCATGGGGACATGTACTACGAGGAATTGTGCCGTCACGCAGTTGATCTTAGCCAAGGAGGGTTGGTTGAGATCAATCTCTGCCACTTCGCTACTGATTCTCTCCTCAGCTACATCGCTGATAGGTTCCAGAATCTC TTCAAGTAA
- the LOC111213945 gene encoding ATP-dependent zinc metalloprotease FTSH 10, mitochondrial, with translation MMFSKLARSARSKGLVLYGRSGILSEGRKVGAPSGGANQVDGGLGFLRRRFASLAARKGGVDANDLSRVFANPGLRRFFSSQAPKKKKKNYENYYPKDAKKGPKNEHKSESREGSKKSENENAGDFNTKEFQNLLVPLMAIALILSSFSLGSREQQQISFQEFKNKLLEAGLVDHIDVSNKSVAKVYVRSSPKTQTEEVIQGVPTKGRGGQYKYYFNIGSVESFEEKLEEAQEALGIDSHDFVPVTYVSEMIWYQELLRFAPTLLLLGTLVYGARRMQGGLGSVGGPGGKGGRGIFNIGKAQITRADKNSKNKIYFKDVAGCEEAKQEIMEFVHFLQNPKKYEDLGAKIPKGALLVGPPGTGKTLLAKATAGESAVPFLSISGSDFMEMFVGVGPSRVRNLFQEARQCAPSIIFIDEIDAIGRARGRGGFSGGNDERESTLNQLLVEMDGFGTTAGVVVLAGTNRPDILDKALLRPGRFDRQITIDKPDIKGRDQIFQIYLKKIKLDHEPSYFSQRLAALTPGFAGADIANVCNEAALIAARHEKGTVTMAHFDSAIDRVIGGLEKKNRVISKLERRTVAYHESGHAVAGWFLEHAEPLLKVTIVPRGTAALGFAQYVPNENLLMTKEQLFDMTCMTLGGRAAEQVLIGRISTGAQNDLEKVTKMTYAQVAVYGFSDKIGLLSFPQREEEFSKPYSNRTGALIDEEVREWVAKAYKRTVELIEEHKEQVAQIAELLLEKEVLHQDDLAKVLGERPFKSGETTNYDRFKSGFEETDKENVTVKPVEDDGASPPLEPQVVPT, from the exons ATGATGTTCTCCAAGCTCGCTCGATCCGCTCGCTCCAAG GGATTGGTGTTGTACGGGAGATCGGGGATTTTAAGCGAGGGGAGGAAGGTTGGAGCGCCGTCGGGTGGGGCTAATCAGGTGGATGGTGGATTAGGGTTTCTGAGGCGGCGGTTTGCTTCTTTAGCTGCTCGGAAAGGAGGAGTTGATGCGAATGATTTGAGCCGTGTTTTCGCTAACCCTGGATTGCGTCGGTTCTTCTCTAGCCAAGcccctaagaagaagaagaaga ATTACGAGAATTATTATCCGAAAGACGCTAAGAAAGGGCCCAAGAATGAGCACAAATCTGAATCCAGAG AAGGTTCAAAGAAGAGTGAGAATGAGAACGCTGGGGACTTTAACACGAAGGAGTTTCAGAACTTGTTAGTTCCTCTGATGGCAATTGCTTTGATCCTTTCCTCTTTCTCCCTTGGTTCCCGAGAACAGCAACAG ATTAGTTTCCAGGAGTTCAAAAACAAGCTTCTTGAGGCTGGCCTAGTAGATCACATAGACGTTTCTAACAAATCAGTCGCCAAAGTCTATGTGAGGAGTTCAccaaaaacccaaaccgaaGAAGTTATTCAAGGAGTCCCTACCAAAGGACGTGGTGGTCAGTATAAGTACTACTTCAACATTGGTAGTGTTGAATCGTTTGAGGAGAAACTCGAAGAGGCTCAAGAAGCATTAGGCATTGACTCTCACGACTTTGTGCCCGTCACCTACGTCTCTGAAATGATCTGGTACCAGGAGCTACTGAGGTTTGCACCGACTTTGCTTCTATTGGGTACGCTGGTTTACGGGGCGAGACGCATGCAAGGTGGGTTGGGAAGCGTAGGAGGACCTGGTGGGAAAGGTGGCCGTGGGATTTTCAATATAGGGAAGGCTCAGATAACGAGAGCTGATAAAAACTCCAAGAATAAG atatattttaaagatGTTGCGGGATGCGAGGAGGCTAAGCAAGAGATCATGGAGTTTGTGCATTTCCTTCAGAACCCAAAGAAGTACGAAGATTTGGGAGCTAAGATCCCAAAAGGTGCACTACTAGTCGGCCCACCAGGGACAGGGAAGACCCTTCTAGCAAAAGCAACAGCCGGAGAATCAGCTGTACCGTTCCTCTCCATATCCGGTTCAGACTTCATGGAGATGTTTGTTGGCGTTGGACCTTCCAGAGTGAGAAACCTCTTCCAAGAAGCTAGACAATGCGCGCCCAGCATCATCTTCATCGACGAGATCGACGCCATTGGCCGTGCAAGAGGACGTGGAGGCTTCTCCGGTGGCAACGACGAGCGTGAAAGCACTCTGAATCAGCTTCTTGTTGAGATGGATGGGTTTGGTACTACTGCTGGTGTTGTCGTCCTCGCTGGAACCAACAGGCCTGATATTCTAGATAAAGCCCTGTTAAGGCCCGGTCGGTTTGATCGTCAGATAACCATAGACAAGCCTGATATCAAAGGGCGTGATCAGATCTTCCAGATTTACTTGAAGAAGATTAAGCTTGATCATGAGCCTTCGTATTTCTCGCAGAGGCTTGCGGCCCTCACTCCTGGATTCGCTGGAGCTGATATTGCGAATGTGTGTAACGAGGCGGCTCTTATTGCTGCCAGGCATGAAAAAGGAACAGTGACAATGGCGCACTTTGACTCTGCTATTGATCGTGTCATTGGTGGTCTGGAGAAGAAAAATAGA GTAATAAGCAAGTTGGAGCGCCGTACAGTTGCATATCATGAATCTGGCCATGCGGTTGCTGGGTGGTTTCTAGAACATGCAGAGCCATTGCTTAAGGTGACTATAGTGCCTCGTGGCACAGCAGCGCTTGGGTTTGCTCAGTATGTTCCAAATGAGAACTTGCTCATGACCAAAGAACAACTCTTCGACATGACTTGCATGACTCTCGGCGGCCGTGCAGCTGAACAG GTATTGATAGGAAGAATCTCGACCGGTGCTCAGAACGATCTGGAGAAGGTGACCAAGATGACGTACGCACAGGTGGCAGTGTACGGTTTCAGCGACAAGATAGGACTACTTTCGTTCCCGCAACGAGAAGAGGAGTTCTCAAAGCCATACAGCAACAGAACCGGCGCGTTGATAGACGAAGAGGTTCGAGAGTGGGTGGCCAAAGCTTACAAGAGAACGGTCGAGCTCATAGAGGAACACAAAGAGCAAGTTGCTCAGATCGCTGAGCTGTTGCTAGAGAAGGAGGTTCTGCATCAGGATGATCTTGCTAAAGTTTTGGGTGAGCGTCCGTTTAAGTCTGGTGAGACTACGAATTACGACAGGTTTAAATCTGGATTTGAGGAGACTGATAAGGAGAATGTAACGGTGAAGCCTGTGGAGGATGATGGAGCTTCTCCACCGCTTGAGCCACAGGTGGTTCCGACATAG
- the LOC111200790 gene encoding uncharacterized protein LOC111200790 has protein sequence MWTNRVEEVIDRYKANIIEEEDVSLWKNGKGDYKNRFSLKETWQVTRVQYQSCYWQKMVWFKHATPKFSFVMWMAMKERLSTGERMSNWGGSVDTTCVFCQDPMETLAHLFFVCPYSSQIWEGLTKRVMDTQYTTSWRGIMRVALDNTQEKIKLFTLRYALQATVHTIWIERNRRRHGETPKPAELLIKWIDKMVRNKFSIIRKRGDKDFDGGMVYWFSTR, from the coding sequence ATGTGGACCAATAGAGTTGAAGAGGTAATTGATAGATATAAAGCCAAtattatagaggaagaagacgTATCTTTATGGAAAAATGGAAAGGGAGATTACAAGAATCGTTTCTCATTGAAGGAGACTTGGCAAGTGACTAGAGTGCAGTATCAGAGCTGCTACTGGCAAAAGATGGTCTGGTTTAAGCATGCTACTCCAAAATTCTCTTTTGTTATGTGGATGGCGATGAAGGAAAGATTATCTACGGGTGAAAGAATGAGTAATTGGGGAGGCAGTGTTGATACTACTTGTGTGTTTTGCCAAGATCCTATGGAGACTTTGGCTCACCTTTTCTTTGTCTGTCCATATTCTTCTCAGATTTGGGAGGGTTTGACAAAGAGAGTTATGGATACTCAATACACAACGAGTTGGAGGGGTATTATGCGAGTGGCTTTGGATAATACTCAAGAGAAGATCAAGCTCTTCACTTTGCGGTATGCTCTTCAAGCTACAGTGCACACAATTTGGATAGAAAGGAACAGAAGAAGACATGGGGAAACTCCTAAACCAGCAGAGCTGTTGATTAAATGGATTGATAAGATGGTGAGAAACAAGTTCTCAATTATAAGGAAGAGAGGGGATAAGGATTTTGATGGAGGGATGGTATATTGGTTTAGCACAAGATAG
- the LOC125591347 gene encoding scarecrow-like protein 31 has product MMESNFYRIVNGHEYYDVSFLPNQIPDLGFGVPSSSDFDLRLDHHHHHQQPSYWIPSTQQDQDSPPGADEIDSENTLLKYVNQLLMEETLSENQSMSYDDALALRQTEEMLQQVINDSLAQSSNSITSSTSSGSSSGGEYLNSNSNSCVRIETEANSTESEALSDDHPHHILGSNMLSGYGQPANEILVRSMFSDADSVNQFKRGLEEASKFLPNTDQWIFNPQHEVISVKDEKGFSRVRKHHHQEPEEEEARRSKQSAVNVDDGNISELFDKVLLLDNQLDPQIKEETNNVSSKKEGGRGKKKSKAVDFRTLLTLCAQSISSGDKLAADDLLNQIKKQCSPLGDASQRLAYFFTKALEARLQGSSGVMIQSYYDSITSKKRTAAQILKTYKAFLSASPFMTLIYFFSNKMILDASKDASVLHIIDFGILYGFQWPMFIQYISKSKIGPRKLRITGVELPQNGFRPTEKIEDTGRRLREYCKRFGVPFEYNAIASKNWETIRLEEFKIRPNEVLAVNSVLRLKNLRDVTPGEEDCPRDGFLKLIRDMKPDVFLSSTINGSFNAPFFATRFKEALFHYSSLFDMFGSTLSKENPERMHFEGEFFGREVMNVIACEGVDRVERPETYKQWQVRMMRAGFKQKPVETELVESFREKMKRWGYHKDFVLDEDSNWFLQGWKGRILFSSSCWVPS; this is encoded by the coding sequence ATGATGGAATCGAACTTCTATAGAATAGTCAACGGTCACGAGTATTACGATGTAAGTTTCTTACCAAACCAGATTCCTGATCTGGGATTCGGTGTTCCTTCATCCAGCGACTTCGATCTCCGcttagatcatcatcatcatcatcaacaaccTTCATATTGGATTCCATCAACACAACAAGATCAAGACTCTCCTCCAGGTGCTGATGAGATCGATTCAGAAAACActcttttaaaatatgtaaaccaGCTCCTTATGGAAGAGACTCTTTCTGAGAACCAGTCTATGTCCTATGATGATGCTTTGGCTCTACGCCAAACCGAAGAGATGTTACAGCAAGTCATCAACGACTCACTAGCTCAATCTTCTAATTCGATTACTAGTAGTACTAGTAGTGGTAGTAGTAGTGGTGGTGAGTATTTGAACAGCAACAGCAACTCTTGTGTCCGGATCGAGACAGAAGCTAACTCTACTGAGAGCGAGGCGTTGTCTGATGATCATCCTCATCATATTCTTGGATCAAACATGTTGAGTGGATACGGACAGCCGGCGAATGAGATACTCGTCAGGAGTATGTTTAGTGATGCAGATTCAGTTAACCAGTTCAAGAGAGGCCTCGAGGAAGCTAGCAAGTTTCTTCCCAACACCGATCAATGGATCTTCAACCCACAACATGAAGTCATCTCCGTGAAAGACGAAAAGGGTTTCTCGAGAGTCAGAAAACATCATCATCAGGAGCctgaagaggaagaagctaGGAGGAGTAAACAATCTGCAGTTAACGTAGACGACGGTAACATATCAGAGCTGTTTGATAAAGTTTTGCTTCTTGATAACCAATTGGATCCACAGATCAAAGAAGAAACCAATAACGTGTCAAGCAAGAAAGAAGGAGGACGCGGTAAGAAGAAGAGCAAAGCTGTTGATTTCCGCACGCTTCTCACTCTATGCGCACAATCCATCTCATCAGGAGACAAGCTCGCAGCCGATGATTTGCTAAACCAGATAAAGAAACAATGCTCACCTCTCGGCGATGCATCGCAAAGACTAGCTTACTTCTTCACCAAGGCACTCGAGGCGCGTCTTCAAGGAAGCAGCGGAGTAATGATACAGAGCTACTACGATTCCATAACGTCAAAGAAACGAACAGCTGCGCAGATTCTTAAGACTTATAAAGCCTTTTTGTCTGCTTCTCCCTTCATGACTTtgatctattttttttcaaataagatGATTCTTGACGCTTCCAAAGATGCTTCTGTGCTTCATATAATAGACTTTGGGATACTCTACGGTTTCCAGTGGCCTATGTTTATACAGTACATATCGAAAAGCAAGATCGGTCCGAGGAAGCTGAGGATAACCGGTGTGGAGCTTCCTCAAAACGGGTTTCGTCCCACGGAGAAGATAGAGGATACCGGTAGGAGATTGAGAGAGTATTGCAAACGGTTTGGTGTTCCTTTTGAATACAATGCGATAGCGTCTAAGAACTGGGAGACAATCCGCTTGGAGGAGTTCAAGATCCGACCAAACGAAGTTCTTGCGGTCAACTCGGTGCTCCGGCTCAAGAACCTAAGAGACGTGACTCCAGGGGAAGAGGATTGTCCGAGAGACGGGTTCTTGAAACTGATCAGAGACATGAAACCTGACGTTTTCCTCAGCTCGACGATCAATGGATCTTTCAACGCTCCTTTCTTTGCCACGCGGTTTAAAGAAGCTTTGTTTCATTACTCGTCGCTCTTTGACATGTTCGGTTCGACACTGTCCAAGGAGAACCCGGAGAGGATGCATTTCGAAGGGGAGTTTTTCGGGAGGGAAGTGATGAatgtgattgcttgtgaaggagTTGATAGGGTGGAGAGGCCTGAGACTTACAAGCAGTGGCAAGTGAGGATGATGAGGGCTGGGTTTAAGCAGAAGCCTGTGGAGACAGAGCTTGTGGAGTCGTTTAGGGAGAAGATGAAGAGGTGGGGTTACCATAAAGACTTTGTGCTTGATGAAGATAGTAACTGGTTCTTGCAAGGTTGGAAAGGTCGCAtcttattctcttcttcttgttggGTCCCTTCTTAG
- the LOC125591346 gene encoding scarecrow-like protein 31, protein MPTNDTCLKKGHVKKVADKYKFGLVLGPITRLVVPPLAFPCKLPLSLSLNFLCCFVFFLGELLMMESNLYGMVNGYEYYDVSYLPNQTPNLGFGVPSSSDFDLRLDRIQIQPSIWVPSTQQHQDQDSPPGADEIDSENTLLKYVNQLLMEEETLAENQTLSYDSLALRQTEEMLQQVITDSQTQSPYISTSSSNSSGSGGEYLNSYSDSCARFKTRTNSTEVVSFQGSYMLRQPANKIMFSDADSVNQFKRGVEEASKFLPNTDQWIFNQDEKVYTSRVRKHHHQRGEEEEHEEARMSKQSASNVDDGKLTEMFDKVLLLDNQLDPQINDNVSSKAPASKKERVQAVDFRTLLILCAQSISSGDMITSVDLLRQIRNQSSPLGDASQRLAHFFANALEARLQGSSGGVIQSYYDAVTSKKRTAAQILKSYKTFLSASPFMTLMYLYSNKMILDVAKDASVLHVIDFGILYGFQWPMFIQRISESKNGPRKLRITGVELPQNGFRPTEKLEDTGRRLREYCKRFGVPFEYNAIASKNWETIRLEEFKIRPNEVLAVNAVLRFKNLRDVTPGEEDCPREGFLKLIRDMKPDVVLNSTVNGSFNASFFTTRFKEALFHYTAVFDMFGSTLSRENPERMHFEEVFYGREVMNVIACEGVDRVERPETYKQWQVRMMRAGFKQKPVETELVESFREKMKRWGYHKDFVLDEDSNWFLQGWKGRILYSSSCWVLS, encoded by the coding sequence ATGCCTACGAATGATACATGCTTAAAAAAAGGACACGTCAAAAAAGTAGCCGACAAATATAAGTTTGGCCTCGTCCTCGGACCAATCACAAGACTTGTTGTCCCCCCCCTCGCGTTTCCCTGTAaacttcctctctctctctctctaaattttctCTGTTGCTTTGTGTTCTTTCTTGGAGAGTTATTGATGATGGAATCGAACTTATATGGGATGGTCAACGGTTACGAGTACTATGACGTGAGTTACTTACCAAACCAAACTCCTAATCTGGGATTCGGCGTTCCTTCCTCCAGCGACTTCGATCTCCGCTTGGATCGTATTCAAATTCAACCTTCTATTTGGGTTCCATCAACACAACAACATCAAGATCAAGACTCTCCTCCAGGTGCTGATGAGATCGATTCAGAAAACACTCTTTTGAAATACGTAAACCAGCTCCTCATGGAAGAAGAAACTCTTGCCGAGAACCAGACTTTGTCTTACGACTCTTTGGCTCTACGCCAAACCGAAGAGATGTTGCAGCAAGTCATCACCGACTCACAAACTCAATCTCCTTATATTAGcactagtagtagtaatagcagtGGTAGTGGTGGTGAGTATTTGAACAGTTATAGCGATTCTTGTGCCCGGTTCAAGACAAGAACTAACTCTACTGAGGTTGTGTCGTTTCAAGGATCATACATGTTGCGACAACCAGCGAATAAGATTATGTTTAGTGATGCAGATTCAGTTAACCAGTTCAAGAGAGGTGTTGAGGAAGCTAGCAAGTTTCTTCCTAACACCGATCAATGGATCTTCAACCAAGATGAAAAAGTTTATACCTCGAGAGTTAGGAAGCATCATCACCAGCgcggcgaagaagaagaacatgagGAAGCTAGGATGAGTAAGCAATCTGCATCGAATGTAGATGATGGTAAACTAACAGAGATGTTTGATAAGGTTTTGCTTCTTGATAACCAATTGGATCCACAGATTAATGATAACGTATCAAGCAAGGCACCAGCTAGTAAGAAAGAAAGAGTCCAAGCAGTTGATTTCCGCACACTTCTTATTCTATGCGCACAATCCATTTCATCAGGAGATATGATCACGTCTGTTGATTTGCTGAGGCAGATAAGGAACCAGTCTTCGCCTCTCGGCGATGCCTCTCAGAGACTAGCTCATTTCTTCGCCAATGCCCTCGAGGCGCGTCTCCAAGGAAGCAGCGGGGGTGTGATACAAAGTTACTACGATGCCGTGACCTCCAAGAAACGAACAGCTGCGCAGATTCTCAAGTCTTACAAAACCTTCTTGTCCGCTTCTCCCTTCATGACTTTGATGTATCTCTACTCCAACAAGATGATTCTTGACGTTGCGAAAGACGCTTCGGTGCTTCATGTAATAGACTTTGGGATCCTCTACGGTTTCCAGTGGCCTATGTTTATACAGAGGATATCTGAGAGCAAGAACGGGCCGAGGAAGCTGAGGATAACTGGTGTTGAGCTTCCTCAAAACGGGTTTCGACCGACGGAGAAACTAGAGGATACTGGTCGGAGACTGAGAGAGTATTGTAAAAGGTTTGGTGTTCCGTTTGAATACAATGCGATAGCGTCTAAGAACTGGGAGACAATCCGGTTGGAGGAGTTCAAGATCCGACCTAACGAGGTTCTAGCGGTTAACGCGGTGCTACGGTTCAAGAACCTGAGAGATGTGACTCCAGGGGAAGAGGATTGTCCTAGAGAGGGGTTCTTGAAACTGATCAGAGACATGAAACCCGACGTTGTCCTCAACTCCACGGTTAACGGATCTTTCAACGCTTCCTTCTTCACCACGCGGTTCAAAGAAGCCTTGTTTCATTACACAGCGGTTTTCGACATGTTTGGTTCGACACTGTCCAGGGAGAACCCGGAGAGGATGCATTTCGAAGAGGTGTTTTACGGGAGGGAAGTGATGAATGTGATTGCGTGTGAAGGGGTGGATAGAGTGGAGAGACCGGAGACTTACAAGCAGTGGCAAGTGAGGATGATGAGGGCAGGGTTTAAGCAGAAGCCTGTGGAGACAGAGCTTGTGGAGTCGTTTAGGGAGAAGATGAAGAGGTGGGGTTACCATAAAGACTTTGTGCTTGATGAAGATAGCAACTGGTTCTTGCAAGGTTGGAAAGGTCGCATcctttattcttcttcttgttggGTCCTTTCTTAA
- the LOC125591348 gene encoding F-box protein SKIP19-like isoform X2 codes for MASSSSSPSPTAMKEGDYYPNWTELPPELTSSILHRLGAIEIVETARRVCRSWRRVCKDPSMWRKIDMRNLGDHGDMYYEELCRHAVDLSQGGLVEINLCHFATDSLLSYIADSSSNLRSLKVAQCYEITSEGLIEAAAKLPLLEELEVSYCSLSEESLKVIGKSCPNLKTLKKNCVGYRRPRDESDDVALAIAETMPGLRHLQLFGDRLTDVGLNAILDGCPNLEHLDLRQCFNVELVGYLEKRCLERVKVVRRPNDSVHDYPFDATVNDVSSSDDGDPYGLSDVDIMSEDEFYYDDLSEDASDNSDFDPYEYYY; via the exons ATggcttcttcgtcttcgtctCCGTCTCCTACGGCGATGAAGGAAGGAGACTACTACCCAAACTGGACGGAGCTTCCACCGGAGCTGACGTCATCGATTCTTCACCGCCTCGGCGCGATCGAGATAGTGGAAACCGCTCGGAGAGTATGCAGATCGTGGCGTCGCGTCTGCAAAGACCCTTCGATGTGGCGCAAAATCGACATGCGTAACCTCGGAGACCATGGGGACATGTACTACGAGGAATTGTGCCGTCACGCAGTTGATCTTAGCCAAGGAGGGTTGGTTGAGATCAATCTCTGCCACTTCGCTACTGATTCTCTCCTCAGCTACATCGCTGATAG TTCAAGTAACCTGAGAAGCCTTAAAGTTGCACAATGCTACGAAATAACAAGCGAGGGACTTATAGAAGCAGCTGCCAAGCTTCCGTTGCTTGAAGAACTCGAGGTCTCATACTGCTCATTATCAGAAGAGTCTCTCAAAGTCATAGGCAAGTCTTGTCCAAACCTCAAGACCTTGAAGAAAAACTGCGTCGGTTACAGGCGTCCTCGAGACGAGTCTGATGACGTCGCTCTAGCAATCGCCGAAACAATGCCAGGACTTCGCCACCTCCAGCTCTTCGGGGACAGGTTAACAGACGTTGGTTTAAACGCCATTCTCGACGGTTGTCCTAACCTGGAACATCTTGATCTGCGCCAGTGTTTCAACGTTGAACTTGTTGGGTATCTGGAGAAGCGATGTCTCGAGAGGGTCAAAGTTGTGAGACGCCCTAATGACTCGGTTCATGATTACCCGTTCGATGCAACGGTTAACGACGTGTCTTCATCAGACGATGGCGACCCTTATGGTTTATCTGATGTTGATATAATGTCGGAAGATGAGTTTTACTATGATGACCTGTCAGAAGATGCTAGTGACAACTCTGACTTTGACCCGTAcgaatattattattag